One window of the Delphinus delphis chromosome 20, mDelDel1.2, whole genome shotgun sequence genome contains the following:
- the DBNDD1 gene encoding dysbindin domain-containing protein 1 isoform X1, giving the protein MEPPEGASPGGVVKEVEVPRAALGTPVPGTGTSNHSPVAEEEVGVPVPAPGLLQVTERRQPLSSVSSLEVHFDLLDLTELTDMSDQELAEVFADSDDENLASDSPAGLHPLPRAGCLRSPSWTRTRAEQNREKQPFGDPERQPAVVDTFLTVERPKED; this is encoded by the exons ATGGAGCCCCCGGAGGGCGCCAGCCCGGGAG GGGTAGTTAAGGAGGTCGAGGTGCCAAGGGCTGCCCTGGGCACCCCCGTTCCTGGGACGGGGACCAGCAACCACTCACCTGTGGCCGAGGAGGAGGTGGGCGTCCCAGTACCGGCACCGGGTCTCTTGCAGGTCACGGAGAGGCGGC agccCCTGAGCAGCGTCTCGTCCCTGGAGGTACACTTCGACCTCCTGGACCTCACCGAGCTGACTGACATGTCCGACCAGGAGCTGGCCGAGGTCTTCGCCGACTCGGATGACGAGAACCTGGCCAGCGACTCGCCCGCAG GCCTACACCCGCTGCCCAGGGCCGGCTGTCTGCGCTCCCCCTCCTGGACACGCACCAGGGCCGAGCAGAACCGTGAGAAGCAGCCCTTTGGTGACCCCGAGCGGCAGCCTGCCGTTGTGGACACGTTTCTCACCGTGGAGAGGCCCAAGGAGGACTAG
- the DBNDD1 gene encoding dysbindin domain-containing protein 1 isoform X2 encodes MSDQELAEVFADSDDENLASDSPAGLHPLPRAGCLRSPSWTRTRAEQNREKQPFGDPERQPAVVDTFLTVERPKED; translated from the exons ATGTCCGACCAGGAGCTGGCCGAGGTCTTCGCCGACTCGGATGACGAGAACCTGGCCAGCGACTCGCCCGCAG GCCTACACCCGCTGCCCAGGGCCGGCTGTCTGCGCTCCCCCTCCTGGACACGCACCAGGGCCGAGCAGAACCGTGAGAAGCAGCCCTTTGGTGACCCCGAGCGGCAGCCTGCCGTTGTGGACACGTTTCTCACCGTGGAGAGGCCCAAGGAGGACTAG